The DNA region AATGAAGACATCAAAGAGCTTAAAAAAGCAAAAAAACAATTTAAAGAAGAATTTTTTAATGAGCTTAGAAAAAAAAGCGATGAAGAGCAAATTAGAGAGCTTAGTATCATAGCCTTAGATGATGATGAAAGTTTTTATAAAAATAAAATTAAAGAATTTAAAGAAAAAGAAAAAGCCATTGATATTTATGGAATTTTAAAAACCCATATGCCAATTATGGCTTGTTTAGGGACTATGGTTATTGCTTCAATGTTTTTGTTTAAGGGCTTAAATAATGTCAGCACCTTAGATGTTTTGCAGAATTTTTGGATCGTGGGAATTTTAGGCACAATTAGTTATGTCGTTACCTTTGCGGTTGTAAGCATAGTGAAAAAAACGGAACTTAACAAAACAACCGATAGAATTTTCTCTTGGTTTCAAATTTTTACCGCTTCAAGTTTCGCCTTTTCACACGGAGCAAATGACATTGCTAATGCCATAGGTCCTTTTGCAGCCATTTTAGATGTGCTTAAAACTAATGCCATTAACGCCACCTCTCCTGTGCCTTTTGCCGCTCTTGCTATGTTTGGCGTGTCTTTGGTAATAGGCTTATGGTTCTTAGGAAAAGAAGTTATCACAACAGTTGGTCAAAAACTCGCCTCTATACGCCCTACAACAGGCTTTAGTGCAGAACTTGGTGCTAGCATAGTCATACTCTTAGCCACTCAGCTTGGAATTCCTGTAAGCTCCACACACATTTTAATCGGTGCGGTTTTGGGTATTGGGCTTTATTCTAAAAATGCAAAT from Campylobacter upsaliensis includes:
- a CDS encoding inorganic phosphate transporter encodes the protein MKKDNFLAFSIFAISSVFFMIWGFNYVASHQVILFILASIFGIFMAFNIGGNDVANSFGTSVGAKTVTIKQALIIAAVFELSGAIFAGGEVTKTIRSGIVNFPSSLDPMLFVAIMLAALLSSGLWIFIATKRGLPVSTTHSIVGGIVGASIMMGLLEFDGTQTLAMVKWSEILRIAISWIASPLLGGLVAYIIYSYIDKKILKPAKNLNEDIKELKKAKKQFKEEFFNELRKKSDEEQIRELSIIALDDDESFYKNKIKEFKEKEKAIDIYGILKTHMPIMACLGTMVIASMFLFKGLNNVSTLDVLQNFWIVGILGTISYVVTFAVVSIVKKTELNKTTDRIFSWFQIFTASSFAFSHGANDIANAIGPFAAILDVLKTNAINATSPVPFAALAMFGVSLVIGLWFLGKEVITTVGQKLASIRPTTGFSAELGASIVILLATQLGIPVSSTHILIGAVLGIGLYSKNANWIMMKPIGLAWVITLPAAGLMAAAVFMGFKIALGL